One genomic window of Quercus robur chromosome 6, dhQueRobu3.1, whole genome shotgun sequence includes the following:
- the LOC126732626 gene encoding uncharacterized protein LOC126732626 has product MGICSSSDSTNVATAKLILQDGRLQEFSYPVKVSYVLQKNPSCFICNSDEMDFDDVVSAVNDEDELQLGQLYFALPLSKLQYPLQAEEMAALAVKANSALMKGTGGEKCRYRRKPVFSGGEVKSPRSIVVAGDGLRRGRSGRSSRNFTAMLSAIPE; this is encoded by the coding sequence atgggtATTTGCAGTTCGTCTGATTCGACCAACGTGGCAACGGCAAAGCTGATCTTACAAGACGGTCGGCTGCAGGAATTCTCGTACCCAGTTAAGGTTTCCTACGTGTTACAGAAAAACCCGTCGTGTTTCATTTGTAACTCCGACGAGATGGACTTTGACGACGTCGTTTCGGCCGTGAACGACGAGGACGAGCTTCAACTGGGTCAGCTTTATTTCGCTTTGCCGTTGAGTAAGCTACAGTACCCTTTGCAGGCTGAGGAAATGGCTGCATTGGCTGTTAAAGCTAATTCTGCTTTGATGAAAGGAACTGGGGGTGAGAAATGTAGGTATCGCCGGAAACCGGTGTTTTCCGGCGGAGAGGTCAAGTCTCCGAGGAGTATCGTTGTTGCCGGAGATGGGTTAAGGAGAGGAAGGAGTGGTCGTAGTAGTAGAAACTTTACAGCAATGTTGAGTGCAATACCTGAGTAG
- the LOC126732627 gene encoding pentatricopeptide repeat-containing protein At2g29760, chloroplastic-like, whose product MSFTLKYWTVGSRLKNSLFYFHTLSTTFTHKFKSPTHQNLHQLLEKCSSMRELKLLHAQIILHGLSNENLTLGKLVSFSALADTGDIEYARLVFDKMPEPNKFMYNSLIRGYSNGDDPIKAILLYRKMIGSGLSPNEFTFPFLLKACTHRLAYWEAVIVHGQAIKLGIGYQVCVQNALINVYIVCGSSQCARQLFDEISDRTLVSWNLMIGGYSKMGCCKEAFLLFREMRELGVELDEFTLVSLLSVCSQVGDLDMGRCVHLYIEITGIKVDLIVRNALVDMYAKCGHLHSAKMVFDQMPDKNVVSWTSMVNAYAKHGLTESAQQIFDSMPVKNVVSWNSMISAYVREGSCTEALDLFRKMCDLSVVPDEATLVSVLSACSQIGDLVMGMEIHDYMCSNNLIPSVSLFNSLIDMYAKCGALRIAIDIFYKMPEQNLVSWNVMIGALALHGCGSEAIDLFENMQAYGVWPDVITFTGLLSACSHSGLVDLGRFYFDKMSSVYGLSHEIEHYACMVDLLGRGGLLKEAIWLIGGMPMKPDVVVWGALLGACRTYGNIEVGKQILKQLLEMEPNSSGLYVLLSNIYSEAERWEDVKKIRKLMNYHGIKKCRAISFIEIDSCVNEFLVDDKRHEISSSIYSILDQLTDHLKSSGYSRNLSSAYLDVEEI is encoded by the coding sequence ATGTCCTTTACTCTCAAATATTGGACCGTTGGTTCCCGCCTTAAGAATTCCCTCTTCTATTTCCACACACTATCCACTACTTTCACCCACAAATTCAAGTCCCCCACTCACCAAAACCTCCACCAACTCCTAGAGAAATGCTCTTCCATGAGAGAACTCAAGCTACTCCATGCCCAAATCATCCTCCATGGCTTAAGCAACGAAAATCTCACGCTCGGAAAACTAGTTTCTTTTTCTGCCCTTGCTGACACTGGAGATATTGAATATGCCCGCCttgtgtttgacaaaatgccTGAACCAAATAAGTTTATGTACAACAGTTTGATAAGGGGTTACTCAAATGGTGATGACCCAATAAAGGCAATTTTGCTATACCGCAAGATGATTGGTTCGGGCCTTTCACCAAACGAgtttacttttccttttcttctaaAGGCTTGCACTCACAGATTGGCGTATTGGGAAGCTGTGATTGTTCATGGTCAGGCCATTAAACTAGGGATTGGGTATCAGGTTTGTGTGCAAAATGCCCTTATAAATGTATATATTGTTTGTGGGTCAAGTCAATGCGCACGGCAATTGTTTGATGAAATTTCGGATAGGACTTTGGTCTCGTGGAATTTGATGATTGGTGGGTATTCTAAAATGGGTTGTTGCAAGGAAGCATTTTTATTGTTTCGGGAGATGAGAGAATTAGGAGTGGAGCTTGATGAGTTCACCTTAGTTAGTTTGCTTTCAGTTTGTTCACAAGTTGGTGATTTGGATATGGGAAGGTGTGTGCATCTTTATATTGAGATTACAGGAATTAAGGTTGATTTAATCGTGAGAAATGCTCTTGTAGATATGTATGCTAAATGTGGGCATTTGCATTCTGCCAAAATGGTCTTTGATCAAATGCCTGATAAAAATGTGGTCTCATGGACTTCCATGGTTAATGCCTATGCTAAACATGGGCTAACTGAATCTGCTCAGCAAATTTTTGATAGCATGCCGGTGAAAAACGTGGTTTCTTGGAATTCAATGATTTCAGCTTATGTCCGTGAAGGTAGTTGCACAGAAGCTTTAGACTTGTTCCGCAAGATGTGTGATTTGAGTGTGGTGCCTGATGAGGCTACCTTAGTTAGTGTTCTTTCTGCCTGCAGCCAAATTGGTGATCTAGTCATGGGAATGGAAATCCATGATTACATGTGCAGTAACAATTTAATACCTAGTGTTTCTCTATTTAACTCCCTCATAGACATGTATGCAAAATGTGGCGCCCTTAGAATTGCCATTGATATCTTTTACAAGATGCCAGAACAGAATCTAGTGTCCTGGAATGTTATGATTGGGGCCCTGGCACTGCATGGATGTGGCTCAGAAGCTATTGATCTCTTTGAAAACATGCAAGCCTATGGAGTTTGGCCTGATGTGATTACTTTCACAGGACTGCTTTCGGCTTGTAGTCACAGTGGTCTTGTTGACTTAGGGAGATTTTACTTTGACAAAATGAGTTCTGTTTACGGGCTTTCACATGAAATTGAGCACTATGCTTGCATGGTTGATCTGCTTGGGCGAGGAGGGCTCTTAAAAGAAGCAATTTGGCTGATAGGAGGAATGCCAATGAAGCCTGATGTTGTGGTCTGGGGTGCCTTGCTTGGTGCTTGTAGGACCTATGGCAATATAGAGGTCGGGAAGCAAATCCTAAAGCAATTGCTGGAGATGGAGCCAAATAGTTCGGGCCTGTATGTGCTTCTCTCAAACATATACTCTGAAGCTGAAAGATGGGAAGATGTGAAGAAGATTAGGAAACTAATGAATTACCATGGGATCAAAAAGTGTAGAGCAATTAGCTTCATTGAAATTGATAGCTGTGTTAATGAATTTTTGGTTGATGACAAGAGACATGAAATTTCAAGTAGTATATACTCCATACTTGATCAATTAACAGATCATTTGAAGTCTTCAGGATATTCACGCAACCTTTCAAGTGCGTATTTGGATGTAGAGGAAATCTAG